The genomic region AAAACAAAATATCGATCTGCTCACGCATCAACTTTAACATAGCCTAAATTACTTCACATTGAATACCGAAATGAATCCCGTGCCTTTCagatttaaatataaaaaataggCCTCGTTTCCCAAAACGATGGTCAAACGGTGCACAATGCACGTGCATGCACTTGCGGTCACTGACTTTCTAAGTAATCCAGCGTTAGAAAGTGCATCTGTTCATTCAGTCCGTTTTAGGGGGGCTGTTCAATGTGCTTAGTGTAATCTTAATCAACCATCTATAGCCCAATACCGGATTTGCATGCATCTTCAAATAGCCTATAAGCCATTGCCATAGTTGAAGGTTTGTCTGTCAGAGTAAGCTTGCcaatcaaaataaaaaaatattcacGTCAACAAAGTGAAATGCTTCTCCCAGTTGAGATCACGACAAATGAGACACCTCACTTCCTCCAGTATAGTTAAATAATTGGCTATTGTTTAAGGGAAATCGGGCAACATTTGTTGTAATGTGGAAGAAGAAAATTGTCCATGCACGTCAACAGTACATTGGCCATCAGTTAGACTTAGCTTTCTTTTGTTTCACCCAACAATTTCATTTGATATTCTAGTCAACTTCACCTTGATTTCATCAAAAAATTAGGCTAATATAAAAACATTATAGGCTTATTGTTAAGGCTATATTACTATTCTCtgaaaataaatttaaaaaaagagaaagacaaaattaTTCGCTGATTTGCATTGTATTGATTGCGGTCATTTCTCGCCAGCTAAATGAAGCGGTTGGCTTATGTGCAAAAGCTGCAACGAGCATGTTGGACTATCGACTGGTCCGAAACCGTCGTTCTTTTACAACAAATTTAACGTGTCACTAACTAACTATGCTTTTGGGAAACACATAGGCCTATTTAAGTTTACGTGGCACTAAAGATGATCGCAGGCTACGACGCAGGAAGTGCTTCGGTAAACCGGGCTCTAGACTAAATTGAATAAAGAATGATCCTTTAGCCTTTACACATTTTGTTAATAGAGAAATTAGTTTAAAGCATAGGCTACATCTTCTCATCAACAATTCTCCAAACCCCGTGTTGAGACATATTTCTGTAGATAGATCTGCATTAAAAAAGCACCTAAAATTTCAAAGGCTACAACAAAAAGAATACAATGATTTAAAACGAACAAATGGACCATGGGCCATTCCCAAAACGATGCGTTGCATTAGTTCTTCTCGAAACGGGGCCATGAGAGATCTTACTCCTAGTAGCCTACTTTCATATAGGCTATCTATGATTAAAATAACTAAAATATAATGTCCCATAAAAACAATTCTGATTAGCCAATCTGAATTCCCTAAAATGCCAATCAGCTGAAGGAATAAGCTACATGTTTACTATCAATATTATCAGACGAAAATATTGTTCTTTCCACGTTATCTAACTGTTGAAGTGCATGGCAGGTTAGCTTGGTGGGAAACGCTACTACACGATGGTATCATGTCGACTCAGACGTCACGGGCTGTCCCTCGCTGACCCTTTCCCAGGGCGCGCGGCTGACCAGGAGTTATTCCGTTATCTCTTAGGTGGAAGTGTCTGGATAACGAGGGGGGTATCGCGCGGCGAGCTGGATTGGGATGATGTCATCCTCCACATATTTACACCCAGAGAGAGGCGATACCACGGGAATGGCTCGTGAGAAAAACATATATCAATCTTTctctctaatacacacacaggtgtaaaATTCAGttaaactttttttattttccagaaaaacaaatctcagaaaagaaCAAACCAAGGagaaaaatgagagagaaaactaggcgacagagaaagaagagagaggagaaaaagagttaaAGAGAAGTAGGAGAGAGGTGAAGTGaagtggtggatggatggagggattgtGGTGGAGGCCATCACCCACAGAATCCTCCACTACCACCGTTGATAGATGAGCCTGAGAGACCAACAGattttttctccttctcaactctctccctacacacactctctcacacgcacattcaaacatacacacacatgcagtcagatACACTCAGGTATAACCacattctttctctcacacacatgcacgcacgcgcacacacacacacacacacactctttctcacatacacagactAGGATATATAAGACCAGGATCAAATATCTATAATTGAAAtattttggtgtgtttgtgacagcTGATGGTGGATGTTGAGTTGGTTTGAATGAGGACTGATGTGGTAAATATCATCCCAGCCCCACCCTGACCTGTGAACTACgataccacccccccacctcccccaacccctgacccttgaccccgctGTAATCCAGGGCTACCAGGTATTTGTCCTACTCAGAGGTGCAGAGCTCTATGCGCCTCCTAGCTAAGCCTCTCCAAAGCTGCCCAgttacacacactcctgtctgaCCCACATCAAAGAAAACATTGGACGCTCCCCAAACCTCCGCCAATCACCACTCCCATGAGTGTCAGgtttctccctcctccaatCACAGACTATGGACCTCCAATGGACTTTCCCTGACTAGCCAATAGGACAGAGGGTAGTGTAGTCATAGGATATTCCAGCTCTGTCCAGATTGTAATGCTTGTATTCTTTACAAAGATACCTAACTTTGTCTGTCTAGAAAGAGGATACACGCCTACTATGAGACTTGTTGAGATGTGCAGGCAGGTGTTTAGAGCTCCTCAACGTTCTATGTCTTGAGGAAGCTGTTCCAACTGTGCCGTTCCAGACCATGACATCATGTGATTAATCCACGCGGGCAAAAAGTCTCATTTCCTGTCGTTCAACGCTAGTTTAGATGTCATGGTCTGCGCGCGCCGTGCTTAGTTATTGATAGGCCTGAGAACGCAGCCGGTTACAGTTTAAcattgtgtgttattttgtgGTCGTTTATCTCTATAACTGATTAATCAAATCAGGGAACTTCATATATGGCTTTGACGTTTTATGAACAAATCTACTGTAACAAGATATATCAATCTGAAAAGCCAGATGCACATATGAAACAAATTAGCAATAATCCTGCTTTCATTTTACGTCTTTGGGGCAAATAAACTAGACATTATAGGCTACTGTTAGTGGAAAATGGAGCCTTAATAAAAGGTATAGGACAACACTCCCCAAACTGacaatatttaaataatatgagATATATTATTCTATGCATGCCCAATTGGTTGGAAACCATCTCAATGTTTTGCCTCAAACTGCTGAGTTAAGTGAAGCAAGAAATTTAGGGGCTAATAACTAGTCAGTGTTCTGTTATGGAAGTGGTGATTCGTGTGTGACCTCTGTGTTGTAACGAGACCTCACTCTCTCCCGCCCAGGTCGTTCCAACATTCCTCGTTTCCTACCCGCTCTCGAGTATTGATTTAATGAGTGGCACACGGACTGATCTCTAACGGTGTGGCCTCACGTTTATTGGTCGCCGTGTCCGCGGGGCTGGGGGCTCGAGACCACCGTCCGTCTCCCGGGTGGCCGGCGGCTCCAGGTGCCCGGTCCCGTCCACGACACCCCGCCGCTTTCATGACTTGTCACGGGATGGTTTTGATCATGTTTGCGCCCGTGCATAAACCTCCAGGTACTCTGTGGCGCCCTTTGGGCAATTAGAAACTGAACAAGACTGGGAgaagaggaaacacacacacacacataaacaactcctcccacccctcacacacaaacacacacacacacacaaacacaccagaggCCAGAAACCTCTAACATACCAAAAACTTCtggttttgaatgcatttattaAGCCAGAATGCATTAAACAAAGCCTCAAATCCAAAACAAAATGTTCAGCTTTTTATAACAATGAAACATTTTCACTAGGTTAATCTATCAAATCAACCACCTTGGATGCAACAGTAGCTCACTATTCCGCTGCACTATCACGGATGGAACTATAGATCGctgttacacacaaacacacacataccagtctGTTGAGGTGTACTCCATCAATGAAATTGAGACATCAACATAAACCCCAGCCCATTCATAagctccacctccccccaactacacacacacaacttcataACCGCCATCTTAAGATTCCAGAGCCATGAGAACATCctggtgactatgtgtgtgtatgtgtgattgtgtttgtggttgagtaactgcatgtgtgtttgtgacactGATCGGTAGGTGCTGAAAGCAGATTGCTCCTGGAAAGAATACATGTCACCTAACAGATACTCAGCTCTACtctgagaggtggtggtggagggggtggaataCAAAGATGGAAGagaaatggaagagagagagatgggggagaccaaattgggtgagagagatacagagacatgGCAGGGGAGAGAAATAGGAAAGAAtcatgagaaaaagagagacttaggagagagagagagatgggagagagaaaggtaaagCTACAATAGAAGACACATCAGATGAGCCTCATGGGTCCAGCTGATCTGGACCCTCTCACCCTTCTAAACACACGACAGCCATCAGAGTGATGACATCCCTttcataatacacacacacacggctgactAGGCCCTTTGGATAAGCAGATCTACAGTCGAACATCAGATCTAATCCTCTCCAGCCACTCAAggaccacttcctgtccccaCAGGAACTTGAAATAGAAAACCTTCCAGAGGAGGcccagagggagggggctgtGATGAGAATGGTGCCTGCAGGACCGTGTTAAtgacctgtcccccccccccccaagcgtCCCCTCTAGAAACTACAGCACACATGTGAACAGCTGGCACCAAGCCAGAAGGAGAGCAGAGCTGGATCGACAGAAGGGACAAACTCACCTGCGGTAACCCAAGGATGATGACCAGGTcctgggaggagagaaagggagggagaaagacagatggagggagggaaggagagagagaaggaaggaaagagaggggctaTTAGGAAAATTATTCTAGGAAATGACTTGGAGTCTAATCACTAAACTGCAGCTCTATTTCCCCCCCTCTGCCAGGGTTGATTTTCCAGgtcccaggtctggaggaggaagCCATCGCAGCTCAATACTGCCACCAGGTGGTGACCTGCGGTTAATACACGCATCCAGCCCCCACCAGCCTTCCTGCTCTTTTACGCCCAATGGATGGCACTCAAactgcgggggggtgggggtcagtgGATCAGTGAGGAGAGCTGTCCAGGTGATCCATCTGTAATGAAGGAGATTTTTTTGTAAGCACGCCAACCGACACTGTAAAACATGAATCTCAGTTCACCTCATGAGAGTGCACAGTttcagaggaggacagggaggaaagacagagagagaaaaagaggagaaaaaaatagAAAGACAGCGCAGCCACACACATAGAGAAAGTAGCTGTATGAGTAGCTCTAAGTAGAAAATTAGTCTGGCTGTAAAGAGacttgaacgtgtgtgtgtgcgtgtgtgtgtgtgtaaacaaggcACGGATCCAAGTCAAACCAGAGGTTAGCTCACTGGAAACAGTGTTTCTGTCCAGCTACTCCATTAGAGTTGTAAACAtgccagtgtgcgtgtgtttgatcCTCTTGGAACTGTCACTCTGGAAGGCCGTAAAGAGCCTGGAGATTCACCCGGGGCTCAAGACAACACTCTCATTAGTCACTGGTCATTAGTTcattatgcagacacacacgtgcacacacacacacgtgcacacacacatgcacacacccacacgtgcacatacacacgtgcacacacccacatgtgttcacacacacacacccatagtgACTGAGTCCTCACAGTTTGAGTGAATGAACTGTGTTCTGCGTGGTGACAGTGGCCTCTAGTCCCTTAGAAACACAACATCATTCATCTCTTACTGCTGCTAGTGTGACAGGAATGCTCTATCTTTGCTcctcactggagagagagggtggggggggggggggtcagggagttTGGGGTTATTATGTCTGAGTCAGAGATGGGGTTCCTGTAGAATAGTCTCTGGGTACAAAGTATATAATAACAAGGGATCAGAATAACAGTCATAAAGACTAGGATTGAGCACAGTTCTTTCGGACATTTTATACGCTTTTGCATCATATTGTAGCAAGCGTTGTCTGCGTCAAGTTTTGAAAAGGGTTACGTAAAAGGGCAAGGGTTACGTAATCTTGCTTGTGTAGtccgtccctctctttctctctactacTCACCCAGAGATGTTCTCATGAAACCCGATCTGGCTCAAGTATTAATGTTATTCAGTCGGTATCCTTAAAGTGCAGAGTCGGATACCCAGCCCTAATACAGACCCATAAGGCCTACACACGTCTTTCAGAGTGTGCATACGTGTAGTAGTCTGCTTGTTGAAGGTGAGTGTGAagcctggcgtgtgtgtgtagctttcttggtgtgtgtgtgtgtgtaccctgcttAGTGACTAACTGCTAGCAGCAATACCTTTCTTGGCCCCACCACCTCAGACTATTTAAAGAGGGTCAATGGTCCCGGTCATACtataagaggaggagggggcaggagcggagaggagggggaagaagatgagggggcaggagaggagggggaaggagaggagggggcaggagaggagggggaaggagaggagggggaaggacaggagggggcaggagaggagggaaggagagggcaggagaggagggggcaggagcagagagggggggaaggagaggaggaggaaggagaggagggggcaggagcagagaggagggggaaggataggagggggaaggagagggcaggagaggagggggcaggagcagagaggagggggaaggagagtagggggaaggagaggagggggcagtagaggagggggcaggagcggagaggagaaagCAACGAGGAgagtggggaagggggagaggagaggaaaagagaagggggggaagaggagtggaggagatgatGGGGCAAAGGAGGATTCTATGTTTTCACGGTGCAGCTGACTTATCAATGGCCCTGGTTATGGAGGGTTagaaaggggtggaggagagaggagaaggaggagagacaccCAGTCTACCcatggggtagagagggagggaagggggacaaAGTGGTCTCTGTGTGGGTTAGTAAGTCCTCACGTTCCCTGAGAAGGCAGCTCAGACGttgctgcagagagacagaaacagaaccaGCTTAAGGTAGGACGCTTCCCATTATAATGACATAACAGCACTGCTAATCACTTTAGGCTTGCTGATGTTCGTGATTAGAACGAACACGTGATCAAATCAGTAAGTAgatctgctaaaatgacaaatGTTTAAATTGAGTTGAGGTTATTgatttctgctcatcagaatgaCAGTTTGAGTTGAAGGAAATAGCAGAAAGGTTTTGCAATGTACACATACATCCATGCATGTCCAAAATGAGCAGTAGTACATGGGTAGGGAACGGTACTGGGTACAGGGTTGACAAGGATGACAAAGATGTAGGCAATATATAACCAGTTTGTCACTGGTCCAGTGTGCGGTCGCACGTGAAAAAATGTCCACTTTGTAAACTCCCATATCCTTCTCTGTGTCCTTATCCACAAACCTGCCAGAATGAAGGCTCTACTGCTCACGGTTACCTTGCTGCTTGCGCATTTGAGCGTCAACGCGATGCCGTCAAACCGCTTGTCGTGCTACAAGAAGGTTCTGATTGACCGGGACTGTCACAGTGTCGCTAACGGCGTCGACCACATTCGGCCCATCGACTCCTTGCAAAACCATTTCTGGCAGGGCAACAAGTGTGACATGGTGTGCTACTGCAACTTCAGCGAATTGCTGTGCTGCCCAAGGTAACTCCAGGCTCTGCCACCAGGTGGCACCAAATATGCAGGGCGCCACAGACCGATAGAGCATGTGGTGTTAGGGGGTAGGCTGGGAAAGAGCTTCCTTCCTATCCCATAAAAGTAACTacctgtgtctgtctatctgtttgcctgcctgtctgactgattCTGGACTTTGTGGTTGTTTCTGTCTCGATCCAGGGACGTGTTCTTCGGACCCAAGATCTCCTTCGTGATCCCCTGCagaaccttctgatctggaggaAGGAACATCTTCTGACAGTATTTAGACATAACCTTGCCAGACTCCTACTGTGACTTAGATATACAGTGTCTGTGTCCCTGATGGCTGCAGCATAAATACAGTTGCAGTTTACTTTAGTATGAATATTTCTTATTGTTTACAACTTGCGTTCTTCTGAGCCTTGATACACATgcaaaaattatttgtttttgttgtgatCAATGAAAAAGAAGGGAAAAACCTGATTAAAGGAAAGACCGTTTTTCACCTAATTCTGTATATGGactgtgatgaagaaagtgttttgtccgtctcttcataaacggagtgactaagttcagttgagttctggattttaatacggatttatcaatctgcagattgggagagaaaaccagacctctgacaataaatgacaaaacaacaccaggcttaggtctcaatcatgtctctctccgttgggaaagccggaggaccatcttttatagggcacaagaatgtaaacatagatagtgacagtcaggcagtaatgatgttacaacagtctcagagaaagagattcactgctcccaacacatgacaactctcagactagagagttcatagttggagctctcctagtagtcatgacaagggacttttagccagtactttctcctgaccccgaacatctattaacctgacacatagacacaatatactcttattaatagcaagcttacatgagaacgtactaacttgtatccaatgactagttctattgatttgtgaataatgtaagcacacaggaaatcccaatttcttccacagttgaAAATATGGAGGGGTCCGCAATTGGGTGTTTATGAGTATGACTCCATCCTAGATTACAGCTCTGTCTCCAAGAATGAATAGAACTATAATAAACAATGGTGTGACTGCAGGCATCTCCTGCTGCAGCATGagcctcacttcctgttagcATCCTTCCTGTGAGTGAATTCTCCTTTGTATCTCTCCTCTACCCACCTCAAGAGGGTAAATTGAAAGTAtgctaaaaacacacacagcaatagaCCGACACTTCAAAGCTGCAGCTCCTAGGGAGACTCCCTGTGGTTGAGACATCAACTTCTCACAATCACTATTCACTGTCTGCATGGGGCCTctgaagtgtgagtgtgtgggtttggatgtgtgtgcaaGGGACATATTGTCTCTTCACAGCTGCAGGGTGACCTACATCAGTGTGTTGTTAATGCTGGTAGCTTTGGAGTGGCTAACACTGCTCCTATGGGccataagggggagggggaaaggggcttCGTATTTTGGTTCCCCTTGTCTATCTATGGGCCATACTAAGGCCGTACTGacagtcgggggggggggggggggtcattatcTTTGCATTTCAATGTGGGACCCATAGAGTGTAAATACTGTTTATTTCACTGTAGGTGAGTACTCGTAGGTAGCAGGGTCAGTCTTGATACTCTGTAGTACAaatgcaaataaataaaacgttGACAAATGCACATCTGATGTAACTTTTCAATGTTATCAATcatcaattacatttacatttatgcatttagcagacacttttatccaaagcgacttccacgaaagagctttacaaagtgcataggtcactgatcataacaacaagatagccccaaacattgcgagcaaccaaaacatgaagcatacattgtgaaaaaacaaataagtgccaaagggaagaaccagagcatgcagttaaacaagtcaaaATCTATAGAATCGGTGATTCGCTGATGATATTTCCGTCCCTGGCTTGCCTACAAGGTTTTAAC from Osmerus mordax isolate fOsmMor3 chromosome 14, fOsmMor3.pri, whole genome shotgun sequence harbors:
- the LOC136956432 gene encoding scrapie-responsive protein 1-like, whose translation is MKALLLTVTLLLAHLSVNAMPSNRLSCYKKVLIDRDCHSVANGVDHIRPIDSLQNHFWQGNKCDMVCYCNFSELLCCPRDVFFGPKISFVIPCRTF